A genomic segment from Aegilops tauschii subsp. strangulata cultivar AL8/78 chromosome 1, Aet v6.0, whole genome shotgun sequence encodes:
- the LOC109751246 gene encoding polygalacturonase-like, translated as MTSSTKFQIEGTLVAPPKRSYWIEDTIRHWILFRSVRGLTVTDGGTIDGNGKIWWQNSCKVNTKLPCRQAPTALTFYSCTNLKVNNLEVLNSQQIHISMERCSNVRMSRLSIRAPGTSPNTDGIHITHSKDVKVMDCAIKTGDDCMSIEDGTENLHVKNIVCGPGHGISIGSLGDRNSQAQVANITIDGVRLHDTTNGARIKIWQGGRGYAKNIVFKNMIMDNVRDPIIIDQNYCDSATPCTKQEAAVEVSNVLFKNIRGTRASREAIKLSCSKAVPCHGIALHNVRLTLKRGGGDAKSTCQNAKWRKLGTVMPQPCSLND; from the exons ATGACAAGTTCTACCAAATTCCAGATTGAAGGTACTTTGGTAGCTCCTCCAAAGAGATCATACTGGATAGAGGATACCATTAGGCACTGGATTTTGTTCAGATCTGTGAGAGGTCTTACTGTCACCGATGGTGGGACCATTGATGGCAATGGAAAGATTTGGTGGCAGAACTCCTGCAAAGTAAACACAAAACTC CCTTGCAGGCAAGCTCCAACG GCTTTGACGTTCTATTCTTGTACAAATCTGAAAGTGAATAATTTAGAAGTGTTGAACAGCCAACAAATCCACATATCAATGGAGCGTTGCAGCAATGTAAGGATGTCACGCCTATCAATCAGAGCACCTGGCACTAGCCCCAACACCGACGGCATCCATATCACCCATAGTAAGGATGTGAAAGTTATGGACTGTGCAATCAAGACTGGGGACGACTGCATGTCAATCGAGGATGGGACTGAGAATCTACATGTCAAGAACATTGTGTGTGGACCAGGGCATGGGATAAGCATTGGGAGCTTAGGTGATCGCAACTCTCAAGCTCAAGTTGCAAACATCACCATTGACGGGGTGCGACTGCACGACACGACGAATGGAGCTCGTATCAAGATATGGCAGGGCGGGCGGGGTTATGCAAAGAATATCGTGTTCAAGAACATGATAATGGATAATGTGCGGGACCCGATCATTATCGACCAGAACTACTGCGACTCGGCTACACCATGTACTAAACAG GAAGCGGCTGTGGAGGTGAGCAATGTGTTGTTTAAGAACATTAGGGGGACAAGGGCCTCAAGAGAGGCTATCAAGCTCAGTTGCAGTAAAGCTGTACCTTGCCATGGGATAGCCTTGCACAACGTCAGGCTTACTCTAAAACGAGGGGGTGGTGATGCAAAGAGCACCTGTCAGAATGCAAAATGGAGGAAACTGGGAACAGTTATGCCACAGCCATGTAGTCTCAACGATTGA
- the LOC109751241 gene encoding thioredoxin-like 2, chloroplastic, whose translation MAEALLHHLPRRFGASTTASSSPPSHGVLSPAPRADLRVTRLAAAAPPGRPRRLMAHAAVRSEAGEQPKWWEKNAGANMIDIHSTQEFLDALRDAGDRLVIVEFYGTWCGSCRALFPRLCRTATDNPNIVFLKVNFDENKPMCKRLNVKVLPFFHFYRGADGQLEAFSCSLAKFQKLKDAIAVHNTDRCSIGPPVGVGDVLDSSSSQEKPAEAAS comes from the exons ATGGCCGAGGCCCTCCTCCACCACCTCCCCCGCCGCTTCGGTGCTTCCACCACCGCCTCCTCGTCGCCGCCCTCCCACGGGGTCCTCTCACCCGCCCCGCGCGCCGACCTGCGGGTCACGCGCTTGGCGGCTGCCGCCCCGCCTGGGCGGCCACGCCGGCTCATG GCGCATGCCGCAGTGCGTTCAGAGGCTGGTGAGCAACCTAAATGGTGGGAAAAGAATGCTGGTGCAAATATGATTGACATACACTCCACACAGGAGTTTTTGGATGCACTAAGGGATGCAGGCGACAGGCTTGTTATTGTAGAGTTTTATGGAACTTGGTGTGGTTCTTGCCGGGCACTCTTCCCAAGG CTGTGCAGGACAGCCACGGATAATCCTAATATCGTGTTCCTGAAAGTAAATTTCGATGAAAACAAACCTATGTGTAAACGACTGAATGTGAAGGTCCTCCCTTTCTTCCATTTTTATCGCGGAGCCGATGGGCAACTGGAGGCGTTCTCATGTTCCTTAGCTAAG TTTCAGAAGCTGAAGGATGCCATTGCCGTTCACAACACCGATCGCTGCAGCATTGGTCCACCTGTCGGAGTTGGGGATGTGCTTGATAGCTCGAGCTCCCAGGAGAAACCTGCAGAAGCTGCAAGCTAG